In one window of Pseudomonas putida DNA:
- a CDS encoding NADH:flavin oxidoreductase produces the protein MASGYPLTRQSITLGRHLNLKNRVYFAPMGIDLGREGCLTPQMLTFYKGIIDGGCAMVVLANSAVDASTRLHEGGLCLYEQRHVHHLAPLIDYGRENACPVVVQLQHYGSQGDLARSGGVLLAPSRAVGSRSRRGTRVMTHEDARSVCAQFAHAARLAQQAGARMVQLQASNGYLLSSFLSPYSNRRTDRYGGSPLRRARLLLEVMDAIVEATQGGIDISVRLGIDDCLGDKGQQPALLEQVVPALERAGVAALMCSAAIKETFHYMLRADPRVHAMLVHGVKHIRELTSLPVGFAGFTGSLAQAEALLELGVTDLVGMSRALFADNDLVNKSLQGKPGSVHACRFEGNCFRDKSNPQLDRVYCCVNDRYKRPASIRYD, from the coding sequence GTGGCCTCGGGATACCCGCTGACGCGCCAGTCCATCACCCTCGGACGACACCTGAACCTGAAGAACCGTGTGTACTTCGCACCCATGGGTATCGATCTGGGTCGTGAAGGTTGCCTGACGCCGCAGATGCTGACCTTCTACAAGGGCATCATCGATGGAGGCTGCGCCATGGTGGTATTGGCCAACTCCGCAGTCGATGCATCCACACGGCTGCACGAGGGAGGGTTGTGCCTGTACGAGCAGCGTCACGTCCACCACTTGGCGCCGCTGATCGACTACGGGCGGGAAAATGCCTGCCCCGTGGTCGTGCAATTGCAGCACTACGGCAGCCAGGGCGATCTGGCTCGCAGTGGCGGAGTTCTACTGGCGCCCAGCCGGGCAGTGGGTAGTCGAAGTCGTCGCGGCACGAGGGTCATGACTCACGAGGATGCCCGCAGCGTCTGTGCCCAGTTCGCCCATGCAGCACGTCTGGCGCAGCAAGCCGGCGCCCGCATGGTGCAATTGCAGGCCTCCAATGGCTACCTGTTGAGCAGCTTTCTCTCGCCCTACAGCAACCGGCGAACGGATCGCTACGGCGGCTCGCCATTGCGCCGGGCCCGCCTGCTGCTGGAGGTCATGGACGCGATCGTGGAGGCAACCCAGGGCGGCATCGACATCTCCGTACGTCTGGGTATCGATGATTGCCTGGGTGACAAGGGGCAGCAACCGGCCCTGCTCGAGCAGGTGGTGCCTGCGCTGGAGCGTGCAGGCGTGGCGGCCTTGATGTGCTCGGCGGCAATCAAGGAAACGTTCCATTACATGCTGCGCGCCGATCCGCGTGTGCACGCCATGCTGGTGCATGGCGTGAAGCACATCCGCGAACTGACGTCGCTCCCGGTCGGCTTTGCCGGCTTCACTGGCTCGCTGGCCCAGGCCGAAGCCTTGCTCGAGCTGGGCGTGACTGACCTGGTGGGCATGAGTCGTGCCCTGTTCGCTGACAACGACCTGGTGAACAAGTCGTTGCAGGGCAAGCCGGGAAGTGTTCATGCCTGTCGATTCGAGGGCAACTGTTTCCGTGACAAGAGCAATCCCCAGCTGGATCGCGTGTACTGCTGCGTCAATGACCGGTACAAGCGGCCAGCCTCTATTCGATATGACTAA
- a CDS encoding AfsA-related hotdog domain-containing protein, with amino-acid sequence MERQLPLTPQVLHKGTVDDVLLCGFQDLLPARLTVEETNFLLEHLDERGCAALGVLYRDDAQGGRVLASIPTTLGQEDFDSLDSFEMNAQAYYALHEGGYRLSAAWLPRQVECYLQRRFGLPAADPALVTQLADTLHALPGWTRANLSSYGLMNDTNNYFFYNKPHEHVPGLMLIEVARQAMYHYFYSHSGYRRGEISISIEDLSVSFNNYTESTYAVEVVVQHSAGEKRALPRTVDKTAMFFQNGNLVTTLRLRGSAIKMPLFKRMRTVNFPESHWFAPSNRVLPQVLLHTARGTAVEGLLEHVSLRAVRFRVEENAQAHEVVQLSIYVRDMGFLSFPIVECRPSQQPAVQLAVFAKLDRATLSTLKEVIKCHCFHEPLQELSVAALASNDAQGAPCNDRQSG; translated from the coding sequence ATGGAACGTCAGTTACCCCTGACTCCACAGGTCTTGCACAAAGGGACTGTGGACGACGTACTGCTCTGCGGATTTCAGGATCTTCTGCCGGCTCGTCTGACCGTCGAAGAGACCAACTTCCTGCTCGAACATCTCGATGAGCGCGGGTGTGCTGCGTTGGGCGTCCTGTATCGCGACGACGCTCAAGGTGGCCGGGTGCTTGCCAGCATTCCCACCACACTCGGGCAGGAAGATTTCGACTCCCTCGACAGTTTCGAAATGAATGCCCAGGCCTACTATGCCTTGCACGAGGGGGGCTACCGACTGTCCGCTGCGTGGCTACCGCGTCAGGTCGAGTGCTACCTGCAGAGGCGTTTCGGGTTGCCGGCAGCAGATCCGGCGTTGGTCACTCAATTGGCCGACACGCTGCACGCGCTGCCGGGTTGGACACGTGCCAACCTGTCGTCGTACGGCCTGATGAACGACACCAACAACTACTTTTTCTACAACAAGCCCCATGAGCACGTGCCTGGCCTGATGCTGATCGAAGTGGCTCGTCAGGCGATGTACCATTATTTCTATAGCCATTCGGGTTACCGGCGCGGTGAAATCTCGATCTCGATCGAAGACTTGTCCGTCTCCTTCAATAACTACACCGAGTCCACCTATGCGGTGGAGGTTGTAGTCCAGCACAGCGCTGGCGAGAAGCGCGCCCTGCCCCGGACGGTGGACAAGACCGCGATGTTCTTCCAGAACGGTAATCTGGTCACCACGCTGCGCCTGCGTGGCAGTGCGATCAAGATGCCGCTTTTCAAGCGCATGCGCACGGTCAACTTTCCGGAGAGCCACTGGTTCGCCCCCTCCAACCGCGTGTTGCCGCAGGTTTTGTTGCACACGGCGCGCGGCACGGCAGTCGAGGGGTTGCTCGAGCATGTTTCACTGCGGGCGGTGAGGTTTCGCGTGGAGGAAAACGCGCAGGCCCATGAGGTGGTGCAACTGTCCATCTATGTGCGGGACATGGGTTTTCTGAGCTTTCCGATCGTCGAGTGCCGACCTTCACAACAGCCCGCGGTGCAACTGGCCGTATTCGCCAAGCTTGATCGCGCCACGCTGTCGACGCTCAAGGAAGTCATCAAGTGCCACTGCTTCCACGAGCCCTTGCAGGAACTGTCGGTGGCTGCCCTGGCAAGCAATGATGCCCAGGGCGCGCCTTGCAATGATCGGCAGAGCGGGTAA
- a CDS encoding DUF2867 domain-containing protein, translating into MPAALICAPKDVRLVAELAQLDFLHCAAVRIGGRVTALQAYCAMTAHIPAWLSAAFRLRDFVSRRFRVADIHGFTPRTAEREPAVGERLDFFTVEAIDAHRLVLTSRDTHLAVMVCLDLTPAGEGVQRLSVTTSVQRYNAFGRLYMIPVGPAHGPIVKRMLKNAVLAFPVEP; encoded by the coding sequence ATGCCCGCGGCCCTGATTTGCGCCCCCAAGGATGTTCGCCTGGTCGCCGAGCTTGCGCAGCTGGATTTCCTGCACTGCGCTGCGGTGCGCATCGGCGGGCGCGTCACGGCCCTGCAGGCATACTGCGCGATGACTGCGCATATCCCGGCGTGGCTCTCTGCGGCTTTTCGCCTTCGTGACTTCGTTTCCCGCCGGTTCCGTGTGGCCGACATCCATGGTTTCACACCCCGAACGGCCGAGCGGGAACCTGCGGTGGGCGAGCGCCTCGACTTCTTCACGGTGGAGGCGATCGATGCGCATCGGCTGGTGCTCACTTCGCGCGATACGCACTTGGCGGTCATGGTCTGCCTCGATCTCACGCCCGCAGGCGAGGGAGTGCAGCGCTTGAGCGTGACGACCTCCGTCCAGCGGTACAACGCCTTCGGAAGGCTTTACATGATCCCGGTCGGCCCTGCTCACGGCCCCATCGTCAAGCGCATGCTGAAGAACGCTGTGCTCGCCTTCCCCGTCGAACCCTAA
- a CDS encoding NAD(P)H-dependent oxidoreductase translates to MDNILVVIGHPDLSSSRANAAIVEALQGSNVTLHPLSAALGSNGFDIAAEQKLLCAHERIVLLFPLYWYSCPALMKRWIDDVFTPGFAYARGGDKLQDKEFLIVTTVGAPASGYRAGGFNRFTLDELLRPLQQTVAYVKGHYLPPIPLFESVFIADEPLDESAREIAGLITSRQESPDEAYEKLLLKAELAAIALLQQ, encoded by the coding sequence ATGGATAACATTCTGGTCGTAATCGGTCATCCTGACTTGAGCAGCTCGCGGGCCAATGCCGCCATCGTCGAAGCCCTGCAAGGTAGCAATGTCACGCTGCACCCCCTGTCGGCCGCACTGGGCAGCAATGGCTTCGACATCGCCGCCGAGCAGAAGCTGCTGTGTGCCCACGAACGCATCGTGCTGCTGTTCCCGCTGTACTGGTACTCGTGCCCGGCGTTGATGAAGCGCTGGATCGACGATGTCTTCACGCCCGGTTTTGCCTATGCGCGCGGTGGTGACAAGCTGCAGGACAAGGAGTTTCTGATCGTCACCACCGTCGGGGCGCCAGCGTCCGGCTACCGTGCGGGCGGGTTCAACCGTTTTACCCTGGATGAGCTTCTGCGACCGCTGCAGCAGACCGTTGCCTACGTGAAAGGTCATTACCTGCCGCCGATTCCGTTGTTCGAGTCGGTGTTCATCGCCGATGAGCCGCTGGACGAGTCGGCGCGTGAAATCGCGGGCTTGATCACCAGCCGCCAGGAGTCACCCGACGAGGCCTACGAGAAGCTCCTGCTCAAGGCCGAATTGGCTGCCATCGCCCTGCTCCAGCAATGA